The Cellulophaga lytica DSM 7489 nucleotide sequence AATGGCAAAAAGACCAAATAACAGAATTGGAATTAATAAACAAAAATTTAACGGAAAGAAACGCTGAAATAGAATCGCTGAAATTAGAACTTAACAAAACGAAAGAGCAGATTTTAAAATTGGAACAGTTAAATAAGACAGAAAAGAAATAAAAAACGTGTTACAACAATGTGTATAATTCATTGCTAGTTATAGCCTACTTACGAAAGTCCTCGTGGACTTTCTATCTGTGATTTATTTGCTAACTTTAATGCTTAAACACGCAACGAAATCATACACTAGACCGTTGTACGCAAACTGAAAAAAGAAAATTATGATTCCAATTTTTGAACAAGGACATCAACAAGGAATTGGTCACGGATATAATAACTTTTTAAAAAGATTTATTGAAATCTGCGAAAATCACCTTAAAAACAAAAGAGCAAAATCATTTGCATTTATACTTTACGATTTTCACGACAAACAAATTCGAGATATTTTGAAAAGTCAAGGAGGATTTGCAAAGCTTGACCGACTTTCAGGTTCGGAATTATCCATTTTCTATATCCATTCTGACAATAAAAAATTAGTTAAAGCATTTAATAGAATTTTTGTTGGAGCATTTGAAATCAAAAATACAGCGGAATTACCTTGTGTGCTATTCTTCAAAATGGAAGATGGAGATGTCGATGATGTACAAATCATTGAATTAGAGCAAACTGACAAAATGTTTGCATTCCAAGAACTATATAACACCATTGAAAATTATCTAAAAAACAGTAAAAATTTACCTACCCCAAAAAGAAACAAACTAACTGAATTCATTGGTAAAGTAAAAACCATTACAGTTGAAGAATTAATCAAATGGGTAATCGGACAAGGATTAGAAAGAGCAGAAGATATATATTAAATGAATGGCAGAAAAACACGACATAGATACTTATTCAAAACTAGAACTTGGAGCTTCATTTTTCCTTCAAGAATCTTTTCACCACATTCATAGTGCTTTATCCTACGAATATGCTTCAATTTTATTTGCAGAAGAATTGGAAAAAATAGAACCTTCAAAAGCTGATAGAAAGGTAATGGATACAATGAACTTACCAAATAATGCGGTTGGAATTCTACAATCGAATATTCCTGATATTCTTACCGATGAAACCTTAGGTAAGATGTCTGTATCTTGGCAAAAATCTCAATTGAAAGCCAACAATAGTAAACACAAGTTTGGTCTAAACCACAGAATAGATTCGATAGAAATCCTTGGGCACTTAAATAACTTTGGATTTTTTATAGAGACTCTAATAAATAGACACCTTTTATTTCTAAAACAAACTAAAGTGATAGATGATTTTAGCTACGCAAGAATCTCTGTGGCAAAGGTTATGGAAAGAATCATTTATATCTTCAAAGAAGACTTGACTAATGGAAAAACTCAGCTTAATGAAATAGTAAACTTGTTCAGTTTGAGAAACAAAACAGTTCATTTTACACCAGACAATGCAAAAGCGTTAAAACCTAAAATTTCTAAATTAATACAAATTTGGAATCAAAGTGAAAAGCTTATCAAAAAGTTGGAAAAACAAGAGAAGTTTAATGAAGAAAAATTCTCAATTAGATTAGCTAATCATATAAAAGAAATAAAAGAAAGGTGGAATTAAGCCAGCGTACAACAACGTGTATAAAACATAGCTAGTAAGTGCTTAACCGAAAGGTTTGACTTATTTGCAAAGACCGCCAAATTTTTAATTTGACTTTTAGAATAAAAAGTAAAAACAAAACATAAAAATTCGGCTTGTGTTAAATCCAAAAAGTTAGCGATTATTTATACGCAACTACTCATAACTAAACCGTTGCCTACAATTTAAAAAAACAACCGTGACCGAAATAAACGTAAGAGAGAAATACAGAGAGCTAATAAACGATATTGATTTTGACAAACTAGAACTTCAATTAAAAACGCCTAATATTTTCCAAATTTTAGGTGTTGCAAGAACTGAAATTCGACATTCAAATTTTTTAGCCTGGTTGCTTAACCCCAATGGAAGTCACGGACTTGGGAAATTATTTTTGACCAAATTCTTACGTGGAATTTCAACTTCTGATGTAGCAACCGAGCTTGATGAATTTGAAATTGAAGAGCTAAATTTTAACAACGCAGAGATAAGAAGAGAATGGAAAAATATTGACCTACTATTGATTTTTGATTCTTTGGTAATTTGTATAGAAAACAAAATTGATAGTAAAGACCATTCTAACCAACTTACAAAGTACAGAGAAATTGTAAACTCTAATTTTAAGCCTAAAAAGAAAGTTTTTGTTTATTTAACGCCAATTGGGGAATTACCAACAGACAAAACAGAAAGGGAGTATTATGCGCCATATTCCTATCAAGAAATTATAGAACAATTTGACAGAATATTAAAAATTCACGGAAACTCTTTAAACAATGGAGTGAATCAATATATTTTGGACTATTTAACAACAATAAAACGAGAACTTATGAAAAACGATGAGTTAAACGAACTTGCAGATAAAATATATAAAAACCATCGTGAACTTATTGATTTTGTTTTTGAACATAAGTCAGATATAGCATCTGAACTTTATCCTGTTTTTGTTAAAAAAATTGAGAATAGTGGTTGGGTAATGGGTTCAAAACATAAAGGTTTCGCTCGATTTCTGACTTCGGAACTTGATAATATAATTCCAAAAAAAGGGAAAGGTTGGCCTTTAAAGGAGAATTTTCTTTTTGAAATTGACTATTTCTGGGGCAAAAAAAAAGTTGTTTTTAAAACTATTGTTTCACCAGGCGCCCCAGAAATTCACGATATTTTTAAGAAAGCAATGAGTAACATAGAAGGAGCAAAAAAACCAAGAGGAAATAAATGGCTGGTACATTTTATTCATACTTGGAAATTTGATGTTGAGGATTTTATTGGAGCAGACGAAAGTGAAGTAATGAAGGTTTTAGATAAAGAATGGGGTAAAGTACAAGAAATAGTCAACAAAGTAGAAACAGAATTATTAAAATATAAAACGGAATTACAACAGCATTTAGAGTAAAAGCCAGTTGCCATAAATAACCTTAACAAACATTAAAACCATACTATAAAATACTATGAAAAAAATAATATTACTTTCATTTTTAATTACATCATTATCTTATTCACAATCTAACAAACCCAAACTATCGTTTGGAGTTGCTTTAGGAGCAAATATTAGTTTTTTTAATACTCCTGTAAGTGAATTAGGGTACAATGAATCTTTAGGATATTCAAATTCTGCAAGAGTTTCTGCAAAATTAGATTTAAGTACTTTTTACAAAATAAATGACTATTTAAGGTTAGAGTCTGGCTTAAGTTATGTTGGTAAAGGAACTGAATATAGAAGACCTAATAGTAGTGTGATAATAATAGACCAAAATGGTTCTGATAGTGGGTATGATAAAACTAGGTTTAGGCTAGATTATATTGAAATTCCTGTAAAGGCAAATATTAACCTTAAAAAGCTTTTTAAGTCTAAAAATTTTGAGCAGATGCCTATTTATTTTAATGTAGGTTTATCTGGTGGGTTTAATATTATGTCTGATATTAGATATAATAGTTACATTCCGGGATCTTCAAGTGGAGGCGTTCTTGTAAATGTAGAAGAAAGCTTTGAAGTTCAAGAATTTGATTATGCAAAACCCTTTATAATAAACTCTATGGTTGGGTTTAGCTATGTTTTTAAAGAAATTAATAAAAATAAATTCACAGTTGGTTTAGAGTATAGCCAATCATTACAAAATGTGTATGAAGAAAAAGATATAGAATCTTCATACAATTACAAAACTAAAAA carries:
- a CDS encoding porin family protein; translated protein: MKKIILLSFLITSLSYSQSNKPKLSFGVALGANISFFNTPVSELGYNESLGYSNSARVSAKLDLSTFYKINDYLRLESGLSYVGKGTEYRRPNSSVIIIDQNGSDSGYDKTRFRLDYIEIPVKANINLKKLFKSKNFEQMPIYFNVGLSGGFNIMSDIRYNSYIPGSSSGGVLVNVEESFEVQEFDYAKPFIINSMVGFSYVFKEINKNKFTVGLEYSQSLQNVYEEKDIESSYNYKTKNGSIALSFGFEFY
- a CDS encoding PD-(D/E)XK nuclease family protein produces the protein MTEINVREKYRELINDIDFDKLELQLKTPNIFQILGVARTEIRHSNFLAWLLNPNGSHGLGKLFLTKFLRGISTSDVATELDEFEIEELNFNNAEIRREWKNIDLLLIFDSLVICIENKIDSKDHSNQLTKYREIVNSNFKPKKKVFVYLTPIGELPTDKTEREYYAPYSYQEIIEQFDRILKIHGNSLNNGVNQYILDYLTTIKRELMKNDELNELADKIYKNHRELIDFVFEHKSDIASELYPVFVKKIENSGWVMGSKHKGFARFLTSELDNIIPKKGKGWPLKENFLFEIDYFWGKKKVVFKTIVSPGAPEIHDIFKKAMSNIEGAKKPRGNKWLVHFIHTWKFDVEDFIGADESEVMKVLDKEWGKVQEIVNKVETELLKYKTELQQHLE